One part of the Clarias gariepinus isolate MV-2021 ecotype Netherlands chromosome 24, CGAR_prim_01v2, whole genome shotgun sequence genome encodes these proteins:
- the LOC128512601 gene encoding zinc finger protein with KRAB and SCAN domains 7, whose translation MSAQEIASLACDARENKRKNKRTLERKLVSGLAAVTVEVALFRELVMALDVISVSFLKYELASTIDQAVRCAVDTVLKETARIVGARLTEARDAAAESRRENRSLRERLEVSESELKAVRYYMSAAEKNIKQCLLLNRNRPPSSSSSSCTVTTATDELQLSPETRESSHLKGFRTSAKPVPSVGLCLPTVQQTSDWPRCVINRRRLRSSRVPESDSLQVQVQAEEPAEDQFYISEEGVIDKEYKTSAGTVQDFGRVLQEEQDAAGSSMKAPDEACEMGRFEFEMAAPAGNVNELSLIQVMDNSEELKQNSVKVEDEVEVQPLDPPPLSLSAATSSSCAQPQIISPPGPAVDTEAPPGLMPPVEVTDKVHRCNVCGRGFRRFYCLKTHQRIHTGERPYPCRYCEKRFRHLDSLHKHQRIHTGERPYRCAQCGCCFRELGQLKKHRLKHSPTSVAPPAHPTLSLLPSAASYTWQHLNSQSLDLV comes from the exons ATGTCGGCGCAGGAAATTGCGTCATTGGCGTGCGACGCTCGAGAAAACAAACGCAAGAATAAGCGGACGCTCGAGAG AAAGCTAGTCTCTGGGCTAGCAGCGGTTACGGTTGAGGTTGCGCTGTTTCGGGAACTCGTGATGGCTCTGGACGTGATCAGCGTGTCGTTCCTGAAGTACGAGCTCGCCTCGACGATCGACCAGGCGGTGCGCTGCGCCGTGGACACGGTGCTGAAGGAGACCGCGCGGATCGTCGGCGCGAGGCTGACCGAGGCGCGAGACGCCGCCGCCGAGTCGCGGCGCGAGAACCGCAGCCTGCGCGAGCGCCTCGAGGTCTCCGAGAGCGAGCTGAAGGCGGTGCGGTACTACATGAGCGCGGCGGAGAAGAACATCAAGCAGTGCCTGCTGTTGAACCGCAACCGACCGCCGTCCTCGTCCTCGTCGTCCTGCACCGTCACCACGGCCACCGACGAGCTCCAGCTCTCCCCGGAAACCCGAGAGTCGTCCCATCTCAAAGGCTTCCGGACCTCCGCCAAACCGGTCCCGAGTGTCGGCCTGTGTTTGCCCACGGTGCAGCAGACGTCCGACTGGCCCCGCTGCGTCATCAACCGGCGCAGGCTGCGCTCGAGCCGAGTCCCGGAGTCTGACTCGCTGCAGGTGCAGGTCCAAGCCGAGGAGCCTGCAGAGGATCAGTTCTACATCTCCGAGGAGGGCGTGATCGATAAGG AGTACAAGACCTCTGCTGGTACAGTGCAGGATTTTGGGAGAGTTCTTCAGGAGGAACAAGATGCCGCTGGGTCGTCCATGAAGGCCCCCGACGAGGCATGCGAGATGGGCAGGTTCGAGTTCGAGATGGCCGCTCCGGCGGGTAACGTCAACGAGCTGAGCCTGATCCAGGTGATGGATAACAGCGAGGAACTCAAGCAGAACTCTGTAAAAGTCGAAGACGAAGTGGAAGTTCAGCCTTTAGACCCTccgcctctttctctctctgcggCTACCTCTTCCTCGTGCGCTCAGCCGCAGATCATCTCTCCTCCGGGGCCCGCTGTGGACACGGAGGCGCCGCCGGGCCTGATGCCGCCCGTCGAGGTGACCGACAAGGTGCACCGCTGCAACGTGTGCGGACGAGGCTTCCGGCGCTTCTACTGCCTCAAGACGCACCAGCGCATCCACACGGGCGAGCGTCCGTACCCCTGCCGCTACTGCGAGAAGCGCTTCCGCCACTTGGACAGTCTGCACAAGCACCAGCGCATCCACACGGGAGAGCGGCCATACCGCTGCGCTCAGTGCGGCTGCTGCTTCCGCGAGCTCGGCCAGCTCAAGAAACACCGCCTCAAACACTCCCCCACCTCCGTCGCTCCTCCCGCCCATCCCACGCTCTCTCTGCTCCCGAGCGCCGCCTCGTACACCTGGCAACACCTCAACTCCCAGTCGCTCGATCTGGTGTGA
- the LOC128512646 gene encoding uncharacterized protein LOC128512646 isoform X1, with translation MTGFSIFGLIFSIMYTLHPGGPWVTAQPPIYQTDKELSVDVGNSATLRCCVSEKAVKTIAWFKQRNLKKPQIIVTVNTTDGEKFHSGSKMSSLKIERSLNCINLTIFIVMHSDVAMYYCALMEPNNLVFADGTYLKLKGEEVTIAPETSKPTQLDHSVVCEVTLPGNNININSQEITVLGLGAALGLCVLLIFGLFYFILKRRKCDKINASVENPPEMMQEAESTVCYASLNFSKQTPKAERRNSGS, from the exons atgactggTTTCTCGATTTTTGGTTTGATCTTCAGCATCATGT atactcTCCATCCTGGTGGACCCTGGGTCACGGCACAACCACCCATTTATCAGACTGATAAAGAGCTCAGTGTGGATGTCGGAAACTCGGCTACTCTACGCTGTTGTGTTTCGGAAAAAGCAGTTAAAACAATTGCCTGGTTTAAGCAACGAAACCTAAAAAAACCCCAGATTATAGTTACAGTAAATACAACTGATGGAGAGAAGTTTCATAGTGGATCCAAAATGTCCagtttaaaaatagaaagatcTTTAAACTGCATTAATCTCACCATTTTTATTGTGATGCATTCTGATGTAGCCATGTATTACTGTGCACTGATGGAACCCAACAACCTTGTGTTTGCAGATGGAacttatttaaaacttaaag GGGAGGAAGTGACTATTGCACCAGAAACATCTAAACCAACCCAGCTTGATCATTCAGTGGTGTGTGAAGTGACACTGCCTGGAAACAACATTAACATAAACAGCCAAGAGATAACAG TACTCGGGTTGGGAGCGGCTTTGGGCTTGTGCGTACTTCTGATTTTCGGTCTCTTCTATTTTATACTGAAGAGAAGAAAATGTGATAAAA TAAATGCGTCTGTTGAAAACCCTCCAGAAATGATGCAG gAAGCTGAATCTACGGTCTGTTACGCATCTTTAAATTTCTCCAAGCAGACACCAAAAGCTGAAAGAAGAAACTCTGGCTCATGA
- the LOC128512646 gene encoding uncharacterized protein LOC128512646 isoform X2 encodes MTGFSIFGLIFSIMYTLHPGGPWVTAQPPIYQTDKELSVDVGNSATLRCCVSEKAVKTIAWFKQRNLKKPQIIVTVNTTDGEKFHSGSKMSSLKIERSLNCINLTIFIVMHSDVAMYYCALMEPNNLVFADGTYLKLKGEEVTIAPETSKPTQLDHSVVCEVTLPGNNININSQEITVLGLGAALGLCVLLIFGLFYFILKRRKCDKRS; translated from the exons atgactggTTTCTCGATTTTTGGTTTGATCTTCAGCATCATGT atactcTCCATCCTGGTGGACCCTGGGTCACGGCACAACCACCCATTTATCAGACTGATAAAGAGCTCAGTGTGGATGTCGGAAACTCGGCTACTCTACGCTGTTGTGTTTCGGAAAAAGCAGTTAAAACAATTGCCTGGTTTAAGCAACGAAACCTAAAAAAACCCCAGATTATAGTTACAGTAAATACAACTGATGGAGAGAAGTTTCATAGTGGATCCAAAATGTCCagtttaaaaatagaaagatcTTTAAACTGCATTAATCTCACCATTTTTATTGTGATGCATTCTGATGTAGCCATGTATTACTGTGCACTGATGGAACCCAACAACCTTGTGTTTGCAGATGGAacttatttaaaacttaaag GGGAGGAAGTGACTATTGCACCAGAAACATCTAAACCAACCCAGCTTGATCATTCAGTGGTGTGTGAAGTGACACTGCCTGGAAACAACATTAACATAAACAGCCAAGAGATAACAG TACTCGGGTTGGGAGCGGCTTTGGGCTTGTGCGTACTTCTGATTTTCGGTCTCTTCTATTTTATACTGAAGAGAAGAAAATGTGATAAAA gAAGCTGA